CCTGTGACAATATGGACTGCCAGATTTTTTCCTGCATATCAGAAATGGATGTTCCCCCTCCATCTTGTGGTCCTGGCGGTTTGCGCGTTTTCTGATACGTGGAAAACTCGTCTTGAGAAATCATGCCGTCTCCATCTGTATCCGTTTGAGAAAATATTTCATCAAAGCTTGGAGCACCACCTGGAGCTGCCGGCATATTGGCAAAAGCTGTCTGCATTTCCGCCTTGCTCATTTTGCCGTCCCCATCGCTGTCATTTTTGATCAATCTGTTCCACATTCTGGTTGCCATATCGTTCGCGGAAGAACCGATTGAACCTATCATAAAATCCCCCCCTTAAATATTTTTTCTTCCGTGAATGGCTAAATTGCCTGTCCTGGTAATTAAAATAATAAAATCACACCCCCTTTCCGCTTTTTTTATCAATTTCCAACACAGACAAAGATATGCCTTATGTGGTTTAAATCCAATTTCTTCCGTGAAATTTGCGGGAGCTATTGTCCCAAAAAACTACCTGTACTCTTATGTAGATAATATGAATATAAAAAAATCTGTCAATATAAGTATTCATCGAAAGAACAGGCAGTTTATAATTGGAACAAAATTCGTTTTCAGGAGTCTAAAACTTAGATTATATTATAAGTTGGAGGCAAATTATGAGCAGTACAGCAAACCTTTCTCCGATCGAATCGTCCGATATTATCAAAATTAATCAGCCGGGTATTTTGTCCGCTGTGAATGGAACCGATTCCACTGCACCGGAACATAAAAAATTCGGAGATATTATTGCCAGGCTTTACCAAAAAATAGACAGCAATCAGGATGGTACCGTAGATGAAACCGAATTACTTAAATTTCTGGAATCACACAGAAAAGATGAAAAGGACCATCACGGACACCTTCCACCAGTGGGCATTATGCCGCCGCCACCTACTCCAGAGGTCCTGCTG
This portion of the Candidatus Margulisiibacteriota bacterium genome encodes:
- a CDS encoding EF-hand domain-containing protein, whose product is MSSTANLSPIESSDIIKINQPGILSAVNGTDSTAPEHKKFGDIIARLYQKIDSNQDGTVDETELLKFLESHRKDEKDHHGHLPPVGIMPPPPTPEVLLTDINMNNSTSGATQAT